A single genomic interval of Anopheles moucheti unplaced genomic scaffold, idAnoMoucSN_F20_07 scaffold_24_ctg1, whole genome shotgun sequence harbors:
- the LOC128309198 gene encoding uncharacterized protein LOC128309198 produces the protein MNAESDQSTTSTGTPEPFTSSIQPTGSTLGTPPSFETTSAIPGSIAVNEGHRPTTSTALGDEPPRNELLKNASASAGPFSPLEIEATTTQRLSRPMDRIPASSQRNPPSMLDGDLACLGGTPPPNRVEIGLMEIELRMKELELEQQRLALERTRLSLRNQGSSAVLIGGNIESAVKVRAEKVNEWTAATERAGKFQGSHAGFTPATTFTPPLYSRQPGPLHSTSRFGGNVSYGHVTTNRHESTGDHTIPTLNQSQLYARQGNLRDLPTFSGRPEEWSTFVSNMERTTAMYGYTDEENIERLSKALRGKARDIVGARLTANDLPQIMNVLRRHFGRPELIISSLIRKIRQLPSPKLEKIDSVVDFGNAVQEMAAVISASGMFGYAYNVSLLQEIVDRLPAVLRRDWSHHCLRLGIPTIPDFSDWMERELEAASFNTLPSFDEPKNEKSTSEEKKRKAKPASYLHTMVSEKASSDPAKLNHCVVCKGDCSSLAECTKFIGLDVNQRWTVIKQERLCRKCLRCHVSVCSVQKPCGKDGCILQHHNMLHRNGPPRYQQTISKATVETISAHTAANDGVLFQYVPVIIYGNGKAVETVAFFDSGSSGTFIEEGLIDELGLDGKPHPLCIRWTGDTERTEKDSVQLELKIAGVGNAKKVFTLPKVHTIRKLALPRQSLSAKQITATHHHLRNLPLASYTNASPRLLIGIDNCHLIHRNYHICMRGSDDKRAIDAAMREFFPIESLGIAKTAVPTLSKDDERALQMLTTETRLMKGRYETCLLWRFDNVRLPCSREMALKRYGCLRRKMRTDPALADSVVEKMQSYEDQGYVRRLTSTELTARGERDWYLPVFPVFNPNKPGKLRLVFDAAAKVRGVSLNTFLLAGPDLLAGLLTVLYKFRERRVAIVGDIKEMFFQVRMNPEDQRSQLFFWDREEVADRDPTVYAVAEMTFGAACSPSSAQFVNNLNATRFEREHYVDDMLASVETEDEAITLADEARRGKPIEILSDRGTNFVGAERELKEAWSEVDGDKLVEEFTDHELTWKFNPPGAPHFGGCWERLVQSVKKVLREMKISRLPTDEVLSSTFAEIEMIVNSRPLTQVPLDEKSESPPTPNHFLLGSANTERSLGIFDDNPATLKVAWKTSQVLTTIFWKKWDADYLPTLTKRGKWFETSKPITVGDIVVVVDGNLPKNTWPKGRIIAVKQAKDGQVRQATVQTAQGLLQRPATKLAVLDVKAHGTKAQDTDE, from the exons ATGAACGCGGAAAGTGATCAGTCAACCACATCGACTGGAACTCCGGAACCATTCACTTCATCGATCCAACCGACAGGTTCGACGCTAGGGACGCCGCCATCGTTCGAGACGACTAGTGCGATCCCGGGTTCAATCGCGGTCAACGAAGGTCATCGTCCTACCACGTCTACAGCGCTAGGAGACGAGCCTCCGCGAAACGAGCTTCTTAAAAATGCGTCAGCCTCCGCAGGGCCATTTTCGCCGTTGGAAATCGAAGCCACTACCACGCAGCGTTTGTCGCGTCCGATGGATCGTATCCCGGCGTCATCGCAGCGCAATCCGCCATCAATGCTCGATGGAGATTTGGCGTGCCTCGGAGGGACGCCACCGCCAAACCGAGTGGAGATCGGGTTGATGGAGATTGAGTTGAGGATGAAAGAGCTTGAGCTGGAACAGCAAAGGCTCGCGTTAGAAAGGACGCGCCTCAGCCTTCGAAACCAAGGTAGCAGTGCTGTGTTGATCGGTGGAAATATCGAAAGTGCTGTGAAAGTGCGTGCAGAAAAAGTGAACGAGTGGACGGCTGCGACGGAGCGTGCAGGCAAATTTCAAGGGAGCCATGCTGGGTTTACACCTGCGACTACCTTCACGCCCCCCCTTTACTCTCGTCAACCTGGACCATTACACAGCACGAGTAGGTTCGGAGGAAACGTGTCGTACGGACACGTTACTACAAACCGGCACGAAAGTACCGGCGATCACACCATCCCGACTCTAAACCAGAGTCAACTTTACGCCCGTCAAGGCAATTTAAGGGACCTTCCAACGTTCTCTGGACGACCAGAGGAATGGTCCACGTTTGTGTCCAATATGGAGCGAACTACGGCGATGTACGGATATACCGACGAGGAAAACATCGAACGGCTATCTAAGGCCCTTCGTGGTAAGGCTCGCGATATAGTTGGAGCTAGACTAACGGCCAATGATCTTCCTCAGATTATGAACGTGCTACGGCGCCATTTTGGACGCCCTGAACTTATCATCAGCAGCTTGATCCGAAAAATTCGTCAGCTTCCTTCGCCAAAGCTAGAGAAGATTGATTCCGTCGTAGACTTCGGAAATGCGGTGCAAGAAATGGCTGCGGTGATTTCGGCTTCCGGTATGTTCGGGTACGCGTATAACGTATCGTTATTGCAGGAAATCGTGGATAGGCTTCCAGCTGTGCTACGTCGCGATTGGTCGCACCACTGCCTACGACTAGGCATACCAACCATTCCGGATTTTAGCGATTGGATGGAAAGAGAGCTTGAGGCGGCCAGTTTCAACACGCTACCCTCATTTGACGAGCCTAAAAATGAGAAATCGacgtcagaagaaaaaaagcgaaaagcaaAGCCTGCATCCTACCTGCATACTATGGTAAGCGAAAAAGCATCGAGCGATCCTGCGAAGCTGAACCATTGCGTCGTTTGTAAGGGAGATTGTTCGAGCTTGGCAGAGTGCACCAAGTTTATAGGATTGGACGTCAACCAACGGTGGACCGTGATCAAGCAGGAAAGGCTGTGCCGAAAGTGTTTACGGTGTCATGTGAGTGTATGCAGTGTGCAGAAACCGTGTGGTAAAGATGGTTGCATTTTGCAGCATCACAACATGCTGCATCGAAATGGGCCACCGAGATACCAACAGACGATTTCCAAAGCAACAGTGGAAACTATAAGCGCTCATACAGCAGCCAACGATGGAGTTCTGTTCCAGTATGTTCCCGTTATTATTTACGGGAATGGAAAAGCGGTTGAGACAGTCGCATTCTTTGATAGCGGATCATCGGGAACGTTTATCGAGGAAGGGTTGATTGATGAGTTGGGCCTTGATGGGAAGCCCCATCCTTTGTGTATACGCTGGACCGGCGATACGGAACGCACCGAAAAGGATTCGGTTCAGTTAGAACTGAAAATCGCAGGAGTCGGCAATGCTAAAAAGGTATTTACGTTGCCAAAGGTTCATACCATCCGGAAATTAGCACTGCCGCGCCAGTCACTGTCGGCCAAGCAGATAACCGCAACTCATCACCATCTGCGGAACCTCCCTTTAGCATCATACACCAACGCGAGTCCACGTTTGTTGatcggcatagataactgCCATTTG ATACATCGCAACTACCACATATGCATGCGTGGCTCGGATGACAAGCGAGCTATAGATGCAGCGATGAGGGAGTTTTTCCCCATTGAGTCGCTGGGCATAGCAAAGACAGCTGTTCCAACGCTGTCTAAGGACGACGAAAGAGCGTTGCAGATGCTCACGACCGAGACCAGACTGATGAAGGGTCGTTATGAAACATGTCTGCTGTGGCGCTTTGACAATGTACGTCTTCCGTGCTCCAGGGAGATGGCTCTTAAACGATATGGGTGCCTGCGAAGAAAGATGAGAACAGATCCAGCTCTCGCCGACTCCGTGGTCGAGAAAATGCAGAGTTATGAAGATCAGGGGTATGTACGACGACTTACATCAACGGAACTCACCGCCCGGGGCGAACGCGACTGGTATCTTCCAGTGTTCCCGGTATTCAATCCGAATAAACCCGGGAAGTTACGTCTGGTATTCGATGCAGCAGCAAAGGTACGTGGTGTGAGCCTCAACACGTTCCTATTGGCGGGTCCGGATCTGTTAGCAGGGCTTTTAACGGTGCTCTATAAATTCCGGGAGCGTCGAGTCGCTATAGTTGGTGACAtaaaggaaatgttttttcaagtaaGGATGAACCCCGAAGATCAGCGCTCACAGCTTTTCTTTTGGGATCGGGAAGAGGTTGCGGACCGTGACCCTACGGTGTATGCGGTAGCCGAAATGACGTTTGGAGCCGCCTGCTCACCAAGCAGCGCGCAATTTGTAAACAACCTAAACGCGACAAGGTTTGAGCGCGAGCATTATGTAGACGACATGCTCGCCAGCGTGGAAACGGAAGACGAGGCCATCACTCTAGCAGATGAAG CTCGACGCGGTAAACCGATCGAAATTCTGAGTGATCGCGGAACGAACTTCGTGGGAGCTGAACGCGAGCTTAAGGAAGCCTGGAGCGAGGTAGATGGCGATAAACTGGTGGAAGAGTTCACCGACCACGAGCTCACGTGGAAGTTCAACCCACCGGGCGCGCCACACTTTGGAGGATGTTGGGAAAGGCTAGTACAGTCGGTGAAGAAAGTACTTagggaaatgaaaatttcgCGACTCCCTACCGACGAAGTATTGTCGTCAACTTTTGCCGAAATTGAGATGATCGTCAATTCTCGACCGCTGACACAGGTTCCGCTCGACGAGAAATCGGAATCACCGCCGACACCTAACCATTTTCTTTTAGGTTCAGCAAATACAGAGCGGTCATTAGGCATATTCGACGACAACCCCGCGACGTTGAAGGTGGCCTGGAAGACATCACAAGTGTTAACCACGATCTTTTGGAAAAAGTGGGATGCGGACTACTTACCGACGCTAACAAAGAGAGGGAAGTGGTTCGAAACATCGAAGCCGATCACCGTTGGAGACATAGTTGTCGTCGTGGACGGAAACTTACCGAAAAACACCTGGCCAAAGGGACGCATCATAGCGGTCAAACAAGCGAAGGATGGACAAGTGAGGCAGGCGACCGTGCAGACTGCACAAGGATTGCTTCAACGACCGGCAACTAAATTAGCAGTGCTTGATGTGAAAGCACATGGTACGAAAGCACAGGATACAGACGAGTAG